The Mycolicibacterium lutetiense genome window below encodes:
- a CDS encoding SMP-30/gluconolactonase/LRE family protein: MSALSVSDARYTANPTVAGSWTLEQVTAPSRLFGANGLRTGADGRIYVAQVTGSQISALDLVTGRLETVSAKGGDIVAPDDVAFDADGNLYATEVMDGRVSVRGADGRTRVLRDDIPSANGITFHQGRLFVGECREGGRLMEFDLAGGAPRILLENVPSPNAMEVGPDGLLYFPVMGANEIWRIDPNGGQPEVVAGGLGVPDSVKFDADGFIVSTQVASGQVLRIDPRNGEQTLLAQLTPGLDNCTFVGDRLFVSNFTGEITEILDGSTRSLLPGGLNWPLDLTVGADGELYIADGTYFYRVGPDGALQTVAMLFSPGYPGFLRGVIASGPGEFIVTTAADTVARYSPGGQEGSAEGVSQILASGIDQPCGVALAPDGAALVVEQGAGRLLSVRDGSVDVLASGLDTPVGVVIGPDDAPLVSVAGAVVRVSSGGAAPLVDGLHTPHGILVRDGAVYIVDAGSKELISYDLDTASRSVLVSGLPVGPPPGVTPKPLKGMPPFSGPQGPFAGIAAGADGTLYISGDGDGSVLALRRA; encoded by the coding sequence ATGAGCGCGCTATCGGTATCCGATGCCAGGTACACCGCAAACCCCACGGTCGCCGGGAGTTGGACGCTGGAGCAGGTCACCGCGCCCAGCCGGCTTTTCGGCGCGAACGGCCTGCGCACCGGCGCGGATGGGCGGATCTACGTCGCGCAGGTGACCGGCAGCCAGATCAGCGCCCTCGACCTGGTGACCGGGCGACTGGAAACCGTCAGCGCCAAGGGCGGCGACATCGTCGCTCCGGACGACGTCGCGTTCGACGCCGACGGCAACCTGTATGCCACCGAAGTGATGGACGGCCGGGTCAGCGTGCGCGGGGCCGACGGCCGCACCCGCGTGCTGCGCGACGACATCCCCTCGGCCAACGGCATCACGTTTCACCAGGGTCGGCTGTTCGTCGGCGAATGCCGCGAAGGCGGCCGGCTCATGGAATTCGACCTCGCCGGTGGCGCCCCGCGCATCCTGTTGGAGAACGTGCCCTCCCCCAACGCCATGGAGGTCGGCCCCGACGGGCTGCTCTACTTCCCGGTGATGGGTGCCAACGAGATCTGGCGCATCGACCCCAACGGCGGGCAACCCGAGGTGGTGGCCGGCGGACTGGGGGTACCGGACTCGGTCAAGTTCGACGCCGACGGCTTCATCGTCTCCACCCAGGTGGCCAGCGGCCAGGTGCTGCGCATCGACCCGCGCAACGGTGAGCAGACACTGCTGGCCCAGCTGACTCCCGGCCTGGACAACTGCACCTTCGTCGGCGACCGGTTGTTCGTCTCCAACTTCACCGGTGAGATCACCGAGATCCTCGATGGCAGCACCCGGTCGCTACTGCCTGGCGGCCTGAACTGGCCGCTGGATCTGACCGTGGGCGCGGACGGCGAGTTGTACATCGCCGACGGCACCTACTTCTACCGGGTCGGCCCGGACGGTGCCCTGCAGACCGTCGCGATGCTGTTCTCTCCTGGATATCCGGGCTTCCTGCGCGGGGTGATCGCCTCGGGCCCAGGAGAATTCATCGTCACCACCGCCGCCGACACCGTGGCCCGCTATTCCCCGGGCGGCCAGGAAGGCTCCGCGGAAGGGGTGAGCCAGATTCTGGCCAGCGGCATCGACCAGCCCTGCGGGGTGGCCCTGGCACCCGACGGCGCTGCGCTGGTGGTCGAACAGGGCGCGGGACGGCTGCTGTCGGTGCGCGACGGCTCCGTCGACGTGCTGGCTTCGGGCCTCGACACCCCGGTGGGCGTGGTGATCGGACCCGACGATGCACCGCTGGTGTCGGTGGCCGGCGCAGTCGTCCGCGTGAGCAGCGGAGGCGCCGCCCCACTGGTCGACGGATTGCACACGCCACACGGCATTCTCGTGCGCGACGGCGCCGTCTACATCGTCGACGCCGGCAGCAAGGAGCTCATCAGCTACGACCTGGACACAGCGTCCCGCTCCGTCCTTGTCTCCGGACTGCCGGTCGGACCGCCGCCAGGAGTGACCCCCAAGCCGCTGAAGGGCATGCCCCCGTTCTCCGGCCCGCAGGGCCCGTTCGCCGGGATCGCCGCGGGAGCCGATGGGACGCTCTACATCTCGGGTGACGGCGACGGCAGCGTGCTGGCGCTGCGCCGGGCCTGA
- a CDS encoding LLM class flavin-dependent oxidoreductase, which yields MKVNLGTGAQNSHDWDRVLAGDFSTPPATPDYQCVEAALALGDLAEPLGFDGIWFPEHHGTPYGMTPNPIQALTYFAGRTERVSLGTFVAVVPWWNPIRLATQIAYLDIVSKGRYTTIGLGRGVSKGEFAAVGVPREESRDRFNETLDILKLAFSGERFSYEGKIFSFPEMSLRPEPISTDLFDRIYSSSSTAESLEILSRRGMVPLFVGNKPITDAGEEVRKVNTFRAEEGLGPCQPKNVMFMYCVGSEDEVAQTEEWIWTANRDVNVHYGFADASNFQGVKGYEAYAAREASATAVLASEVGNQKKGGPPGYHASNLLIGTPETVFEKLKAAQEACSFCEVTIVPQFGTMPYELAMESTKLFAAEVLPAVHEMEAPLHAAALPEKANA from the coding sequence ATGAAGGTCAATTTGGGTACGGGAGCACAGAACTCCCACGATTGGGACCGCGTGCTCGCGGGGGATTTCAGCACCCCGCCGGCCACACCGGACTACCAGTGTGTCGAGGCCGCGCTGGCACTCGGTGACCTCGCCGAGCCGCTCGGCTTCGACGGGATCTGGTTCCCCGAGCACCACGGCACGCCATACGGCATGACGCCCAACCCGATTCAGGCCCTGACCTATTTCGCCGGACGGACCGAGCGGGTCAGCCTGGGTACCTTCGTGGCGGTGGTGCCGTGGTGGAACCCGATCCGGTTGGCTACCCAGATCGCCTATCTCGACATCGTATCCAAGGGCCGCTACACCACGATCGGCCTGGGCCGCGGTGTGTCCAAGGGTGAGTTCGCCGCTGTCGGCGTGCCACGTGAGGAGAGCCGCGACCGCTTCAACGAGACGCTGGACATCCTCAAGCTGGCCTTCTCCGGCGAGCGGTTCTCCTACGAGGGCAAGATCTTCTCGTTCCCCGAGATGTCGCTGCGTCCCGAGCCGATCAGCACCGACCTGTTCGACCGGATCTACAGCTCGTCCTCGACCGCCGAATCTCTGGAGATCCTGTCCCGGCGCGGCATGGTGCCGCTGTTCGTCGGCAACAAGCCGATCACCGATGCCGGCGAGGAAGTCCGCAAGGTCAACACCTTCCGTGCCGAAGAGGGCCTGGGACCGTGCCAGCCCAAGAACGTGATGTTCATGTACTGCGTGGGATCCGAGGACGAGGTCGCTCAGACCGAGGAGTGGATCTGGACCGCCAACCGGGACGTCAACGTGCACTACGGTTTCGCCGACGCGTCGAACTTCCAGGGTGTCAAGGGGTATGAGGCCTACGCTGCCCGCGAGGCGAGCGCGACGGCCGTGCTGGCCTCAGAGGTCGGCAACCAGAAGAAGGGCGGCCCGCCCGGATACCACGCCTCCAACCTGTTGATCGGCACGCCCGAGACGGTGTTCGAGAAGCTGAAGGCCGCGCAGGAGGCGTGCTCGTTCTGCGAGGTCACCATCGTCCCGCAGTTCGGCACCATGCCCTACGAGTTGGCCATGGAATCCACCAAGCTGTTCGCCGCCGAGGTGCTGCCCGCAGTGCACGAGATGGAAGCCCCGCTGCACGCTGCCGCGCTGCCGGAGAAGGCCAACGCATGA
- a CDS encoding aromatic ring-hydroxylating oxygenase subunit alpha, translating to MTEPEELSGPTTIGVDAYISPEYARNERDRLWRKVWQQVGRIEDLPEVGGYLTYDILDDSILVVRTAAGSAAESFAAHHNVCMHRGRRLIDTPDGAKNACERTRKSFMCGFHGWTYDLKGACTHIREQDDWQGALTPENTHLAGVRVDTWGGWLFINMDPDCEPLADFLFPAAKILDPFGLENMRYKWRKWLKFDCNWKVAMEAFNETYHVFTTHPEFNKFGEFKGWAKAQGKHSNIGYDAPKDMEETKSKIRLGTGDPRISTAEMQVYTMEETNATTTQTLVNAAKRLVDELPEGTPADKVLEHWLSSARRDDEARGVTWPTIPPDILGQSGTAWQIFPNFQIGQGLTSALCYSARPDPSYDPDKCIFEVSVFELYPKGQEPQTEWEYTPPDSPNWRSVLPQDFSNMAAVQQGMKSAGFPGTKPNPYRERSTVNLHYQLSKYMGVGEPQDIQ from the coding sequence GTGACCGAACCAGAAGAATTGTCGGGCCCGACAACTATCGGGGTCGACGCCTACATCTCACCGGAATACGCCCGCAACGAACGGGATCGCCTGTGGCGCAAGGTGTGGCAGCAGGTGGGCCGGATCGAGGACCTACCGGAGGTAGGCGGCTACCTCACCTACGACATCCTCGACGATTCGATTCTGGTGGTGCGCACAGCCGCCGGATCCGCTGCGGAATCCTTTGCCGCCCATCACAACGTGTGCATGCACCGAGGTCGGCGCCTCATCGACACACCGGACGGTGCCAAGAATGCCTGCGAACGCACTCGCAAGTCGTTCATGTGCGGGTTCCATGGCTGGACCTACGACCTCAAAGGGGCCTGCACCCACATCCGCGAGCAGGACGACTGGCAGGGCGCTCTGACCCCGGAGAACACCCATCTGGCCGGCGTCCGCGTCGACACCTGGGGCGGCTGGCTGTTCATCAACATGGACCCCGACTGTGAACCATTGGCCGACTTCCTGTTTCCCGCCGCCAAGATCCTCGATCCGTTCGGTCTGGAGAACATGCGCTACAAGTGGCGCAAATGGTTGAAGTTCGACTGCAACTGGAAGGTCGCGATGGAGGCCTTCAACGAGACCTACCACGTGTTCACCACCCACCCCGAGTTCAACAAGTTCGGCGAGTTCAAGGGTTGGGCCAAGGCGCAGGGCAAGCACTCCAACATCGGCTACGACGCGCCGAAGGACATGGAGGAGACCAAGTCCAAGATCCGGCTCGGCACGGGCGATCCGCGCATCTCCACCGCTGAGATGCAGGTCTACACCATGGAAGAGACCAACGCGACAACCACGCAGACCCTGGTCAACGCCGCCAAGCGCCTGGTCGACGAACTGCCCGAGGGCACGCCCGCCGACAAGGTGCTCGAGCACTGGCTGTCCTCGGCCCGCCGCGACGACGAGGCCCGTGGCGTGACCTGGCCGACCATCCCGCCCGACATCCTCGGGCAGAGCGGCACCGCGTGGCAGATCTTCCCGAACTTCCAGATCGGCCAGGGCCTGACCAGTGCGCTGTGTTACAGCGCCCGGCCTGACCCGAGTTACGACCCGGACAAGTGCATCTTCGAGGTGTCGGTGTTCGAGCTCTATCCCAAAGGTCAAGAGCCGCAGACCGAATGGGAGTACACCCCGCCGGACAGTCCGAACTGGCGCTCGGTGCTGCCCCAGGACTTCTCGAACATGGCCGCCGTTCAGCAGGGCATGAAGTCGGCCGGATTTCCGGGCACCAAGCCCAATCCGTACCGCGAACGCAGCACCGTCAACCTGCACTACCAACTTTCCAAGTACATGGGCGTCGGAGAACCCCAAGACATCCAGTGA
- a CDS encoding SDR family NAD(P)-dependent oxidoreductase produces MESSLSLDGRVVVVSGAGGGGIGTTVTRMAAEAGATVVAVSRSQDNLDTHVAPLADKGLNVVAVAADASTDEGIATVLKKVRRLQSDGQGTLYGLVNVAGGAAPSTWMPATRVSRADWRELFTANLETMFFMSQAVASEIRAQGNPGSIVSVSSISGMNTAPYHVAYGTAKAAIVAATRTMAVELADAGIRVNAVAPGVTETAASATYVDADPDRDQRAIAMGRRGTPEEQAGAILFLLSDLSTYITGQTILVDGGLNLRWTHLGGDNTSLFLKDENFRAAIRRHE; encoded by the coding sequence ATGGAGAGCTCCCTGAGCCTTGACGGCCGGGTAGTGGTGGTGTCGGGTGCCGGAGGTGGCGGCATCGGTACCACCGTCACTCGAATGGCGGCCGAGGCCGGGGCCACGGTCGTGGCCGTGAGCCGGTCGCAGGACAACCTCGACACCCACGTCGCGCCGTTGGCCGACAAGGGGTTGAACGTCGTGGCGGTGGCGGCCGACGCGTCGACGGACGAGGGTATTGCGACCGTGCTGAAGAAGGTGCGCCGGCTCCAATCTGACGGACAGGGGACGCTCTACGGACTGGTCAATGTCGCCGGTGGAGCGGCCCCGTCGACCTGGATGCCGGCCACCCGGGTGTCACGGGCCGACTGGCGCGAGTTGTTCACCGCGAACCTCGAAACCATGTTTTTCATGAGCCAGGCGGTGGCCTCGGAGATCCGCGCGCAGGGCAATCCCGGCTCGATCGTGTCGGTGTCCTCGATCAGCGGAATGAACACCGCGCCGTATCACGTCGCCTACGGCACCGCGAAGGCCGCGATCGTCGCGGCCACCAGAACCATGGCCGTCGAACTGGCGGATGCCGGCATCCGGGTCAACGCGGTCGCCCCCGGCGTGACCGAAACCGCCGCCTCGGCAACCTATGTCGACGCCGACCCCGACCGTGACCAGCGCGCGATCGCGATGGGCCGGCGTGGCACACCCGAGGAACAGGCCGGCGCCATCCTCTTTCTGCTCTCCGACCTGTCGACCTACATCACCGGCCAGACCATCCTGGTCGACGGCGGACTCAACCTCCGCTGGACCCATCTCGGCGGCGACAACACCTCGCTGTTCCTCAAGGACGAGAACTTCCGCGCGGCCATCAGGAGGCATGAGTGA